The genomic interval ACCCACAAAATTCAccccaaaaccaggaaaattcaCCCCAAAAATCGCCCTGGGGGGCTTCAGGGTGGGCTACGGGACCCCCGGGCACCCCGAGGTGAGACCCCcgccccaaaaaaccccaaaatccctgaaattcaccccaaaaaaacaccccaaaattcacccaaaaaaacccttaaaaacccaccaaaattcACCTCAAATTCACCCTAAAAACACCAAAATTCACCCCAAAAATCGCCCTGGGGGGCTTCAGGGTGGGCTACGGGACCCCCGGGCACCCCGAGGTGAGACcctgaccaaaaaaaccccgaaatCCCCGAAAttcaccccaaaaaaaccccaaaattcacccaaaaaaaaaccccctaaaaaccaaaaaaaccccacaaaattcaccccaaaaccaggaaaattcaCCCCAAAAATCACCCTGGGGGGCTTCAGGGTGGGCTATGGGACCCCCGGGCACCCCGAGGTGAGACCCCcgcaccaaaaaaacccaaaatccccGAAAttcaccccaaaaaaccccctaaaaaacaaaagaaaaaccacaaaaattcaCCCCAAAATTCACCCTAAAAACACCAAAATTCaccaaaaaaatcttaaaaaacacaaaaattaccCCAAAAtctcccaaaaatcccccaaaattcccGAATTTTTCCAAAATCCCCGGAATTCCCCCCAAATCCAGGTGGTCCTGGACGTGGGGCTGGTGCGGGAGCTGACGCTGGATTTGGGGtccaaaattccccaaaaaatccccaaaaatccccccaaaatccccaaaattccccttcaaatccccaaaaatccctccaaaaTCCCCTCcaaatccccaaaattcccgAATTTTCCCCAAATCCCCGAATTTTCCCAAAATCCCCGGAATTCCCCCCAAATCCAGGTGGTTCTGGACATGGGGCTGGTGCGGGAGCTGACGCTGGATTTGGGGTccaaaattcccccaaaattccccaaaatcccccaaaaatccccaaaattcaCCAAAAAtgcccccaaaaatccccccaaaatccccaaaattcccgCATTTTCCCAAAATTCGTGGAATTCCCCCCAAATCCAGGTGGTTCTGGACATGGGGGTGATCTGGGAGCTGATGCTGGATTCGGGGTCCaaaattccccccaaatcccccaaaaatccccccaaaatgcCCAAAATTGACCAAAAATGGCCCAAAAATCCCTCcaaattccccaaaattcccgaattttcccaaaattcccgaaattccccccaaacccaGGTGGTCCTGGACGTGGGGCTGGTGCGGGAGCTGACGCTGGATTTGGGGTCCCTGGGCCCCAACGTCAGCCTGAGGGTGGCGCCCTACACCGGGGGGGGCGTGGGGCCCTGGAGCCCCCCCCTGCTGCTGCCGGCGCGTGAGTGACCCCGAAATCCCCGGGATTCACCCCAAAATCTCCCCgatcccaaaaaaccccaaatttcccAAATTCTGCTcccaaagaaaccccaaaatcccgATTTCTGCACCCAAAACACACCGAAATTCTGCACCCCAAAATCCGCCCCCCCTGCTGCTGCCGGCGCGTGAGTGACCCCGAAATCCCCGGGATTCACCCCAAAATCTCCCCGATCCCCgaaaaccccaaattccccaaATTCTGCGCCTAAACGAACCCCAAAAATCCCGATTTCTgcacccccaaaaacccccaaattctgcaccccaaaatccccccccccccctgcTGCTGCCGGCGCGTGAGTGACCCCGAAATCCCCGGGATTCACCCCAAAATCTCCCCgatcccaaaaaaccccaaattccccaaATTCTGCGCCTAAACGAACCCCAAAAATCCCGATTTCTGCACCCCAAAAAACCGCAAAATTCTgcaccccaaaatcacccccCCCCCGCTGCCGGCGCGTGAGTGACCCCGAAATCCCCGGGATTCGCCCCAAAATCTCCCCGATCCCCgaaaaccccaaattcccaaaattcccacGGTTCTGCACccgccaaaaaaaaccctaaaattcCAATTTATGCACCCAAAAAACCCCGAAATTCCCCAAATTCTgcacccccaaaatcccccattgtccccaatgtccccaatgtcccctcaatgtccccactgtccccggtgtccccaatgtccccaatgtccccaatgtcccctctgtccccaatgtccccattgtccccaatgtccccaatgtccccaatgtccccattgtccccaatgtccccaatgtccccaatgtccccaatgtccccaatgtccccaatgtccccaatgtccccaatgtccccactgtccccaatggtgtccccattgtccccaatgtcccctcaatgtccccaatgtccccaatgtccccaatgtccccaatgtccccaatgtccccccgatgtccccaatgtcccctcaatgtccccaatgtccccaatgtccccaatgtccccaatgtccccaatgtccccaaatgtccccactgtccccaatgtccccagtgtcccctcaaTGTCCCctcaatgtccccaatgtccccatgtccccaatgtcccccaatgtcccaatgtccccaatgtccccaatgtccccaatgtccccaatgtccccactgtccccaatggtgtccccaatgtccccaatgtccccaatgtcccaatgtccccgatgtccccaatgtccccagtgtccctgatgtcccctcaatgtccccaatgtcccctcaATGTCCCCTCGTTGTCCCCACAGCTGCCGAGGCCCCGCTGGAGACGCAGCTGGGTGAGGAGGGGccggggaggaagaggaagggatgggatgggatgggatgaagatgatgatgatgacgatgatgatgacgatgggatgggatgaggatgatgatgatgacgacGCTGGTGCCGGTGCTGGTGCCGATGACGATGACAATGACGATGACAATGACAATGACAATGATGACCATGACAATGAGAtgggatgatgatgatgatgacgatgGTGATGACGATGctggtgccggtgccggtgccgatGACAATGACAATGACAATGACGATGATGACGATGGGACGATGATAACAAtgacgatgatgatgatgacgatgatgacgatgatgatgatgatgaagaagaCGATGAAGacgccggtgccggtgccggttcCGGTGCCGGTGCCAATGCCCATGACGATGACAATGACAATGACAATggtgaggatgatgatgatgatgatgatgaagatgcCGGTGCTGGTTCTGGTGCCGGTGCCAATGACAATGACGATGACGATGACAATGACAATGATGacgatgggatgacaatgatggtgatgatgatgatgatgatgatgacgacGCCGGTGCCGGTTCCGGTGCCAATGCCAATGACCATGAGGATGACAATGACAATGACAATGGTGACgatgatgacgatgatgatgatgatgaagatgcTGGTGCTGGTTCTGGTGCCGGTGCCAATGACAATGACAATGACGATGATGACGATGGgacgatgatgatgatgatgatgatgaagatgccggtgccggtgccgatGCCAATGACCATGAGGATGACAATGACAATGACAATGGTGACgatgatgacgatgatgatgatgaagatgcCGGTGCTGGTTCTGGCGCCGGTGCCGAAGACAATGACGATGACAATGACGATGATGacgatgggatgggatgatgatgatgatgatgatgatgatgatgatgaagacgctggtgccggtgccggtgccgatGCTGATGACAATGACAATGACAATGACAATGACAATGATGACAAtgggatgatgatgatgatgatggtgatgacgACGctggtgccggtgccggtgccgatGACAATGACAATGACAATGACGATGATGACGATGGGACGATGATAACAAtgacgatgatgatgatgacgatgatgacgatgatgatgatgatgaagaagaCGATGAAGACGCCGGTGCCGGTTCTGGTGCCGGTGCCAATGCCAATGACCATGACGATGACAATGACAATGACAATGGtgacgatgatgatgatgatgatgatgaagatgcTGGTGCCGGTGCCGATGCCAATGACCATGAGGATGACAATGACAATGACAATGACAATGATGacgatgggatgggatgatgatgatgatgatgatgatgatgatgatgatgaagacgCTGGTGCCGGTTCTGGTGCCGATGCCGGTGCCGATGCCAGTGACCATGACGATGACAATGACAATGACAATGGtgacgatgatgatgatgatgatgatgatgatgatgatgatgaagaagaTGCCGGTGCTGGTTCTGGTGCCAGTGACCATGACGATGACAATGACgatgatgacgatgatgatgatgaagatgcCGGTGCTGGTTCCGGTGCCGGTGCCGATGACAATGACAATGACGATGATGACGATGGgacgatgatgatgatgatgatgatgatgatgatgatgaagatgccggtgccggtgccgatGCCAATGACCATGACGATGACAATGACAATGACAATGGtgacgatgatgatgatgatgatgaagatgcCGGTGCTGGTTCCGGTGCCGGTTCCGATGCCAATGACAATGACAATGACGATGATGACAATGGgacgatgatgatgatggggtgatgatgatgatgatgatgatgatgatgatgaacaCGCcagtgccggtgccggtgccggtgccggtgccggttcCGATGCCGATGCCGCCCTCCCCGCAGTGCGCCCCCCGGGGCTGGCCGGCGCCTGGTGGCCGGCGCTGGTGGCCCTGGTGGCCTTGGGGACGCTGGCCCTGGTGGCCCTGGTTGCGCTGGCGGCGCGGAGACGCCACAAGGAGACGCGATACGGGTGAGGGGACGGCGCTGTCACCCGAGGGTGGCACCggtgtcacctgtgtgtgtcacctgtgtgtgtcacctgtgtgtcacctgtgtgagCTCTGTGTCACCCGAGGGTGGCACtggtgtcacctgtgtgtgtcacctgtgtgtgtCATTGTCACCTGTGTGAgctctgtgtcacctgtgtcacacCTGTGTCCCTTttgtcacctcctgtcccctctgtcccccgcTGGTGCCGCCGCGGCGGCCCCATCGGTGACGTCGCCGATGACGTCACCGATGACGTCaccgctgtccccagggccgCCTTCGCTCCGGCCGTTCGCTTCCGCGTCCGCAGCTCCTACGGCCGGAGGTCAGCGCAGGCGACACGTGAGTGACCGCGGGGTCACGGGGTCACCGAGTGTCACCGAGGGTCACCGGGGGTCACCGGGGTCACGGGGTCACCGAATGTCACAGGGGTCACCAGGGTCATCGGGGTCACCGAATGTCACAGGGGTCACAGGGTCACCGGGGGCACCAGGGTCACCGGGGTCACCAAATGTCACCAAGTGTCACCGGGGTTACCAGGGGCACCGATGACGTCACCCACTGTCGCCattgtccccaatgtcccctctgtccccaatCCCCCAATCCCCCtaaatgtccccaatgtccccaatgtccccagtgtccccaatgtccccattgtccccaatgtccccaatgtccccagtgtccccaatgtccccaattGTCCCCAattgtccccaatgtccccattgtTCCCATtatccccaatgtccccaatgtcccctctgtccccagtgtccccaatgtccccaatgtccccattgtccccaaagtccccaatgtcccctctgtccccaatgtccccattgtccccaatgtccccaatgtccccaatgtccccagtgtcccctctgtccccagtgAACCGTTTGGGGATCAGCCCCGAGCTGAAGGAGAAGCTCCGTGACGTCCTCGTGGAGCGGCACCGGGTGGCGCTGGGCAAAACTCTGGGAGAGGGTGGGTcccaaaaatcacccaaaatcaccccaaaatcacccgGAATCACcccaaaaataccccaaaatcacccaaaaataccccaaaatcaccccaaaatcgCCTGAAATCACCCCAAAACTCTCAAAAATCACCCCCAAACAGCCCCAAAATCACCCAAAATAATGCCAAATCACCCCCGAATCACCCCAAAATTGCCCCAAAATCGCCCCAAAATCACCCCGAAATACCCCCAAGACCTCCCAAAATCtcccaaaacctccccaaatCTTCCCAAGATCTCCCCCAAAATCCCTtgggacccccccaaaccctccccaaaATCAGCCCGGACTCTCCCGGAGCCAAAAAAATCCACGGGAACCTGCCCAAATCCCACAAAACCCCCCTCAGGACGCCCCAAATCCCGTCCAAATCtcccaaaacctccccagatctcccccaaatccccccaaaatccctctgGGAGCCCCAAAAATCAGTCTGGgagccccaaaatccccccaaatccctccaaaacctccccaaacctccccaaatctcccccaaatccctctgggacccccaaaatccccccaaatcccccccaaaacctccccaaatCTCCTCAAAATCCCtctgggacccccaaaatccTGCCAAAAACCTCCCAAAATCCCCACCAAAAACCCTCaggacccccccaaatcccccccaaaacctccccaaacctcccaaattctcccccaaatccttctgagactcccaaaatccccccaaatccctccaaaacctcccccaaaccaccccaaacctcccaaattctcccccaaaatccctctgggacccccaaaatccccccaaatccctccaaaacctccccaaaccTCCCAAATTCTCCCCCAAAATCCTtctgggacccccaaaatccccccaaatcccccccaaaacctccccaagCCTCCCAAATTCTCTCCCAAATCCCTCTGAGACCCCCCCAAAATCCTTCTGAgaccccccaaatccctctgagacccccaaaatccccccaaatccctccaaaacctccccaaacctccccaaacctccccaaacctcccccaaatccctctgggaccccccaaaatcccccctaatccccccccaaacctccccaaacctcccaaaatccccacaaaaacccctcaggaccccccccaatccccccaaatccccccaaaacctccccaaatctcccccaaaatccctctgggacccccccaaatccctctgggacccccaaaattccccccaatcccccccaaaacctccccaaacctcccaaattctcccccaaatccctctgggatcccccaaaatccctctgggaccccccaaatccctctgggacccccaaaattccccccaatccccccccaaacctccccaaacctcccaaattctcccccaaaatccctctgagaccccccaaaatccctctgagaccccccaaaatccctctgggaccccccaaaatccctctgggcccccccccaaaaaggcGAGTTCGGCTCGGTGGTGGAGGGGACGCTGCGCCAGGACTCGGGCGTGCTGCGCGTGGCCGTGAAGACGATGAAACGTGAGagctcccccccccaaaaaaacaacaaaacaaaccccaaaacccccaaattccgcccccccaaaaaaaccccctccccCGGAATCACGGGAATCTCACCCCCAAACGGCCCCAAACGGCCGGGATTCGCCCCAAAGTCGCCATCTGCTCGCGGGGGGAGCTGGAGGATTTCCTGAGCGAGGCCGTGTGCATGAAGGAGTTCGACCACCCCAACGTCATGAAGCTGATCGGTGAGGAGTCgccccaaaatcaccccaaaatcaccccaaaatcaccccaaaatcaccccaaaatcaccccaaaatcaccccaaaatcagcCCAAAAATCGGCTCTGGGGTGCCCTGAAACCCTTCAAAGCTCTCGGGacccaaaatcctccaaaatccccccaaaatgaGCTCGAGCATCCCAATGTCAGGAAGTTGATCGGTGAGAAATCAccaaaaatcaccccaaaatacccccaaatcaccccaaaataccccaaaaaaaccaaaaaaatcaccccaaaaatcaccccaaaatcgCCCCAAAAATGAGCTCTAGCACCCCAATGTCAGGAAGTTGATCGGTGAGAAATCCCCCAAATCACCCCCCAAATCACCCCAAAAATCGTCTCTGGGGTGCTCTGGaacccccaaaaaactcctGGGAtcaaaaatccccccaaaaatgaGCTCGAGCATCCCAACGTCAGGAACTTGATCGGTGAGAAATCAccaaaaatcaccccaaaataccccaaaatcaccccaaaataccc from Hirundo rustica isolate bHirRus1 unplaced genomic scaffold, bHirRus1.pri.v3 scaffold_553_arrow_ctg1, whole genome shotgun sequence carries:
- the LOC131378813 gene encoding WASH complex subunit 3-like — encoded protein: MITMTMMMMTMMTMMMMMKKTMKTPVPVLVPVPMPMTMTMTMTMTMVTMMMMMMMKMLVPVPMPMTMRMTMTMTMTMMTMGWDDDDDDDDDDDDEDAGAGSGADAGADASDHDDDNDNDNGDDDDDDDDDDDDDEEDAGAGSGASDHDDDNDDDDDDDDEDAGAGSGAGADDNDNDDDDDGTMMMMMMMMMMMKMPVPVPMPMTMTMTMTMTMVTMMMMMMKMPVLVPVPVPMPMTMTMTMMTMGR
- the LOC131378812 gene encoding tyrosine-protein kinase receptor UFO-like, translating into MMMGAGAGAGAGAGSDADAALPAVRPPGLAGAWWPALVALVALGTLALVALVALAARRRHKETRYGAAFAPAVRFRVRSSYGRRSAQATLNRLGISPELKEKLRDVLVERHRVALGKTLGEGEFGSVVEGTLRQDSGVLRVAVKTMKLAICSRGELEDFLSEAVCMKEFDHPNVMKLIGVCLQPWGRGSEGPPPAPIVLLPFMAHGDLHSFLLCARLGDPPR